The following proteins come from a genomic window of Myxococcota bacterium:
- a CDS encoding phosphoribosylaminoimidazolesuccinocarboxamide synthase, giving the protein MGIDLGDLRALCDKTLERTDFTNLGRRIEGKVRDSYVADGRRTIVVTDRVSAFDVVLGTIPLKGQVLNQTAAFWFDKVSGIAPHHLIEVPDPCVSIVKECRILPVEFVFRGYLTGSSSTSIWTAYERGERTYCGHALRDGMKRHERLPEPLLTPTTKAEQGEHDELASREELIASGAITAELYDEAARIGHALFRMGQEFAESRGLVLVDTKYEMGLDENGRIVVIDEIHTPDSSRYWYRDGYDRAMSRGESPPALDKEYLRLWLGERGYKGDGPPPSIPDDVRCEAARRYIETFETVTGRPFEPNVEDPLPRLARNLGAA; this is encoded by the coding sequence GTGGGCATCGACCTCGGCGATCTGCGAGCACTCTGCGACAAGACGCTGGAGCGCACGGACTTCACGAACCTCGGACGGCGCATCGAAGGCAAGGTGCGCGACAGCTACGTCGCGGACGGGCGCCGCACCATCGTCGTCACCGACCGCGTGAGCGCGTTCGACGTCGTGCTCGGCACGATCCCGCTCAAGGGCCAGGTGCTGAACCAGACGGCCGCCTTCTGGTTCGACAAGGTGTCGGGGATCGCGCCGCACCACCTGATCGAGGTGCCCGACCCCTGCGTCTCGATCGTGAAGGAGTGCCGCATCCTGCCGGTCGAGTTCGTGTTCCGCGGCTACCTGACGGGGTCGTCGAGCACGTCGATCTGGACGGCGTACGAGCGCGGCGAGCGCACGTACTGCGGCCACGCGCTGCGCGACGGCATGAAGCGGCACGAACGGCTGCCCGAGCCGCTGCTCACGCCGACGACGAAGGCCGAGCAGGGCGAGCACGACGAGCTCGCGTCGCGCGAGGAGCTGATCGCGAGCGGTGCGATCACGGCGGAGCTGTACGACGAGGCGGCGCGCATCGGCCACGCGCTCTTCCGCATGGGGCAGGAGTTCGCCGAGAGCCGCGGGCTCGTCCTCGTCGACACGAAGTACGAGATGGGGCTCGACGAGAACGGGCGCATCGTGGTGATCGACGAGATCCACACGCCCGACTCGTCGCGGTACTGGTATCGCGACGGGTACGACCGCGCGATGTCGCGGGGCGAGAGCCCGCCCGCGCTCGACAAGGAGTACCTGCGCCTGTGGCTCGGCGAGCGCGGCTACAAGGGGGACGGCCCGCCGCCGTCGATCCCGGACGACGTCCGCTGCGAGGCGGCGCGCCGCTACATCGAGACGTTCGAGACCGTCACGGGCCGGCCGTTCGAGCCGAACGTCGAGGACCCGCTGCCGCGCCTCGCGCGCAACCTCGGCGCCGCGTAG
- the purQ gene encoding phosphoribosylformylglycinamidine synthase subunit PurQ — MFAVIQFPGSNDDRDMVFALKSVLGADARLVWHRDATLPPGTQGVLLPGGFSYGDYLRCGAMARFSPIVADVMRFAAHGGPVLGTCNGFQILCEAGLLPGVLVRNHHLHFVCEPVHVRVENARAPFASRTRAGEVLRIPIKHGEGAYTATPEQVAALEAGGQVVLRYCEPDGRVTPAANPNGSVGNIAGITNAAGNVFGLMPHPEHAVEAAIGGTDGAKLLGSLVDFARRASA; from the coding sequence TTGTTCGCCGTGATCCAGTTTCCCGGCTCGAACGACGACCGCGACATGGTGTTCGCGCTGAAGAGCGTGCTCGGCGCCGACGCGCGCCTCGTCTGGCACCGCGATGCCACGCTCCCGCCCGGCACGCAGGGCGTGCTGCTGCCCGGCGGGTTCTCGTACGGCGACTACCTGCGCTGCGGGGCGATGGCGCGCTTCTCGCCGATCGTCGCCGACGTGATGCGCTTCGCGGCCCATGGCGGCCCCGTGCTCGGCACGTGCAACGGCTTCCAGATCCTGTGCGAGGCGGGACTGCTGCCGGGCGTGCTCGTGCGCAACCACCATCTCCACTTCGTCTGCGAGCCCGTGCACGTGCGCGTCGAGAACGCGCGGGCGCCCTTCGCCTCGCGCACGCGCGCGGGCGAGGTGCTGCGCATCCCGATCAAGCACGGCGAGGGCGCGTACACCGCGACGCCCGAGCAGGTCGCGGCGCTCGAGGCGGGCGGCCAGGTCGTGCTCCGCTACTGCGAGCCGGACGGTCGCGTGACCCCGGCCGCCAACCCGAACGGCTCGGTCGGCAACATCGCCGGCATCACGAACGCCGCGGGCAACGTCTTCGGCCTGATGCCGCACCCCGAGCACGCGGTCGAGGCCGCGATCGGCGGCACCGACGGTGCGAAGCTGCTCGGCTCGCTCGTCGACTTCGCGCGGAGGGCGTCGGCGTGA
- the purL gene encoding phosphoribosylformylglycinamidine synthase subunit PurL — MSGGDAKRSAPAEPVVDLALAREHGLTDDEYAKVLEILGRTPTFPELGIFSVMWSEHCSYKSSKKYLRGLPTRGEHVLQGPGENAGAVAIGEGLAAIFKIESHNHPSFIEPKQGAATGVGGILRDIFTMGARPVASMDSIRFGPLEDPLHQRLLEGVVDGIGGYGNPVGVATVGGETTFHRCYAGNILVNAFNLGVVEASRIFLGTASGVGNPVIYAGSRTGRDGIHGASLLASAEFDEETAEKRPTVQVGDPFTEKCLIEACLELMRGDAVVGIQDMGAAGLTCSSFEMADRAGTGIEMDLDRVPQRARDMTPYEMLLSESQERMLLVAERGREREVCEAFERWGLDAVVVGRVTDDGRMRVRWHGETVVDIPVAPVSGSAPVLDRPTREPATLRERQKLDLASVAPEEDPAGALEALLDSPNLGSKEWVYRQYDQLVQGNTVVAPGGDAAVVRVKRDDGTATRIGLAMAVDCNPRFCWLDPYEGTRAAVAEAARNVACTGARPLAATNCLNFGNPEKPEIMWEFAEAVRGLGDACEALGVPVISGNVSFYNETLGTAIFPTPTVAIVGRLDDWERHAVSHFPREGLDVVLLGETREELGGSEWLALRRGLEAGAPPHVDLDHERRLGRVLAEGVRDGVIASAHDVSNGGLAVALAECCFTARDVRTGVEVELGEPFRPDAVLFGESTGRVVASCEDASALVALAARHGVPAARIGRTGGARLVVRSARSGETWIDREVEALRSIWARAIPRRLARGGDGR, encoded by the coding sequence GTGAGCGGCGGCGACGCGAAGCGGAGCGCGCCCGCGGAGCCGGTGGTCGACCTCGCGCTCGCGCGCGAGCACGGCCTCACCGACGACGAGTACGCGAAGGTGCTCGAGATCCTCGGGCGCACGCCGACGTTCCCGGAGCTCGGGATCTTCTCGGTGATGTGGTCCGAGCACTGCTCGTACAAGTCGAGCAAGAAGTACCTGCGCGGGCTGCCCACGCGCGGCGAGCACGTGCTGCAGGGGCCCGGCGAGAACGCGGGCGCGGTGGCGATCGGCGAGGGGCTCGCCGCGATCTTCAAGATCGAGAGCCACAACCACCCGTCGTTCATCGAGCCCAAGCAGGGCGCCGCGACGGGCGTCGGCGGCATCCTGCGCGACATCTTCACGATGGGCGCGCGGCCGGTCGCCTCGATGGACTCGATCCGCTTCGGCCCGCTCGAGGATCCGCTGCACCAGCGGCTGCTCGAGGGCGTCGTCGACGGCATCGGCGGCTACGGCAACCCGGTGGGCGTCGCGACGGTCGGCGGCGAGACCACCTTCCACCGATGCTATGCGGGCAACATCCTCGTCAACGCCTTCAACCTCGGCGTGGTCGAGGCGAGCCGCATCTTCCTCGGGACGGCGTCGGGCGTCGGCAACCCGGTGATCTACGCCGGCAGCAGGACCGGCCGCGACGGCATCCACGGCGCGAGCCTGCTCGCCTCGGCCGAGTTCGACGAGGAGACGGCCGAGAAGCGCCCGACCGTGCAGGTCGGCGACCCGTTCACGGAGAAGTGCCTGATCGAGGCGTGCCTCGAGCTCATGCGCGGCGACGCGGTCGTCGGCATCCAGGACATGGGCGCCGCCGGTCTCACGTGCTCGTCGTTCGAGATGGCGGACCGCGCGGGCACGGGCATCGAGATGGACCTCGACCGCGTTCCGCAGCGCGCGCGCGACATGACGCCGTACGAGATGCTGCTCTCCGAGAGCCAGGAGCGCATGCTGCTCGTCGCCGAGCGCGGCCGCGAACGCGAGGTGTGCGAGGCGTTCGAGCGCTGGGGCCTCGACGCGGTCGTCGTCGGCCGCGTCACCGACGACGGACGCATGCGCGTGCGCTGGCACGGCGAGACGGTGGTCGACATCCCGGTGGCACCGGTGTCGGGGAGCGCGCCCGTGCTCGACCGCCCGACGCGCGAGCCGGCGACCCTGCGCGAGCGCCAGAAGCTCGACCTCGCGAGCGTCGCGCCCGAGGAGGACCCGGCCGGCGCGCTCGAGGCGCTGCTCGACTCGCCGAACCTCGGCTCGAAGGAGTGGGTCTACCGCCAGTACGACCAGCTCGTGCAGGGCAACACGGTGGTCGCGCCCGGCGGCGACGCCGCCGTCGTGCGCGTGAAGCGCGACGACGGGACGGCGACGCGCATCGGGCTCGCGATGGCCGTCGACTGCAACCCGCGCTTCTGCTGGCTCGACCCGTACGAGGGCACGCGCGCCGCGGTGGCGGAGGCGGCGCGCAACGTCGCGTGCACGGGCGCGCGCCCGCTCGCGGCGACGAACTGCCTGAACTTCGGCAACCCCGAGAAGCCCGAGATCATGTGGGAGTTCGCCGAGGCCGTGCGCGGGCTCGGCGACGCGTGCGAGGCGCTCGGCGTTCCCGTCATCTCCGGCAACGTGTCCTTCTACAACGAGACGCTCGGCACCGCGATCTTCCCGACGCCGACCGTCGCGATCGTCGGGCGGCTCGACGACTGGGAGCGGCACGCCGTCTCGCACTTCCCGCGCGAAGGGCTCGACGTCGTGCTGCTCGGCGAGACGCGCGAGGAGCTCGGCGGGAGCGAGTGGCTCGCGCTGCGCCGCGGGCTCGAGGCGGGCGCGCCGCCGCACGTCGACCTCGACCACGAGCGGCGGCTCGGGCGCGTGCTCGCGGAGGGCGTGCGCGACGGCGTGATCGCGTCGGCACACGACGTGTCGAACGGCGGCCTCGCCGTGGCGCTCGCCGAGTGCTGCTTCACTGCGCGCGACGTGCGCACGGGCGTCGAGGTCGAGCTCGGCGAGCCGTTCCGCCCCGACGCCGTGCTGTTCGGCGAGAGCACGGGGCGCGTGGTCGCGAGCTGCGAGGATGCGAGCGCGCTCGTCGCGCTCGCGGCGCGGCACGGCGTGCCGGCCGCGCGCATCGGACGCACGGGCGGTGCGCGGCTCGTCGTGCGCTCGGCGCGTTCAGGCGAGACGTGGATCGACCGAGAGGTCGAAGCACTGCGGTCGATCTGGGCGCGCGCGATCCCGCGGCGCCTCGCGCGAGGCGGAGACGGTCGATGA